A portion of the Lysinibacillus timonensis genome contains these proteins:
- a CDS encoding helix-turn-helix domain-containing protein, whose product MHAKRLKELRLEHGYTMEEIGKKLGIKKSSYASYESKYRRPPLERLRQLSQVYDVSVDYILGITDIRKEQHNFRTLLEQKDLHWDGLPLDEEILLQINQILEDAKHRKLHLDKQG is encoded by the coding sequence ATGCACGCTAAGCGACTAAAAGAATTAAGATTAGAACATGGATATACTATGGAGGAAATTGGAAAAAAACTAGGGATAAAAAAGTCGAGTTACGCTTCTTATGAATCTAAATATAGAAGACCGCCCCTTGAACGCCTCCGCCAATTGTCTCAAGTCTATGATGTAAGTGTGGACTACATATTGGGAATCACTGATATAAGAAAAGAACAACATAATTTTCGTACTCTTTTAGAGCAAAAAGACCTACACTGGGATGGTCTACCACTGGATGAAGAAATACTGTTACAGATTAATCAGATTCTAGAGGATGCTAAGCATCGAAAACTACATTTAGATAAGCAAGGATAA
- a CDS encoding GAF domain-containing protein: MDFNSYNANSSGVVEYIKRYSLNKNVKKILKQINPLLAKNETNIRIHLEALRDSIITEEEFQTIVAKIDLGKLCLSIQEIIPDGYVTLLFYDERENNIYHAAAPNFPVQFFDFFQDINEANMFNANCGSCGAAVYLRKVIVTDIKTSPLWKPFREYMFKWGFQTCWSIPFFKDDYVIGTFAIYHKSRRQVQSKEIQLVKEKVKYYQETIFYMFNHLLEKEA, encoded by the coding sequence TTGGATTTCAATTCATATAATGCAAATTCGAGTGGAGTCGTTGAGTACATTAAAAGATACTCACTAAATAAAAATGTGAAAAAGATTTTAAAACAGATTAATCCACTCTTGGCGAAAAATGAAACGAATATTCGTATCCATTTGGAGGCATTAAGAGACTCAATCATAACAGAAGAAGAATTTCAAACGATAGTAGCAAAAATAGATTTAGGTAAACTATGCTTAAGTATACAAGAAATTATACCTGATGGTTATGTAACGTTGCTTTTTTATGATGAGAGGGAGAATAATATTTACCATGCTGCAGCACCAAATTTTCCAGTACAATTTTTTGATTTTTTCCAAGACATTAACGAAGCGAATATGTTTAATGCAAATTGTGGGTCTTGTGGGGCTGCAGTCTACCTTAGAAAAGTGATTGTCACAGATATTAAAACTTCACCGCTATGGAAACCATTTCGCGAATATATGTTTAAATGGGGTTTTCAAACATGCTGGTCTATCCCCTTTTTTAAAGATGATTATGTCATAGGTACCTTTGCTATTTATCATAAGTCTAGACGTCAGGTACAAAGTAAAGAAATACAATTGGTAAAAGAAAAAGTGAAATATTATCAAGAGACTATATTTTATATGTTTAATCATTTACTGGAAAAAGAGGCATAA
- the mutM gene encoding bifunctional DNA-formamidopyrimidine glycosylase/DNA-(apurinic or apyrimidinic site) lyase codes for MPELPEVEGVVRELAPAVEGKTIRKVEFSKTVYDSCAAGKQCIVKNLEPSYFEEAMQDMLIKKVTRRSKYIYIDVEKNHQSFKFINHLGMTGAWFVVHHLNEIHEEKFRKHVHAVFTLDSGELLVFSDIRRFGEMRLLTTLEEHPPLMEMAPEPFDEDACHYFLQKCTLPKYQHKPIKEVIMDGHVLSGCGNIYATEALFKMGIHPARKVSRISKERKVKLFETIRDILHESIENGGSTISDYRNINGEAGGMQHRLKMYGKKHCSTCGSNTKSMTIGGRTSVYCPHCQH; via the coding sequence ATGCCTGAATTACCAGAAGTAGAAGGTGTTGTCCGGGAGTTGGCACCAGCTGTTGAAGGAAAGACCATAAGAAAAGTAGAATTTTCAAAAACGGTTTATGATTCCTGTGCAGCTGGTAAGCAGTGTATTGTAAAAAATTTAGAACCATCCTATTTTGAAGAAGCAATGCAGGACATGCTCATTAAAAAAGTCACGAGAAGATCGAAATATATTTATATAGATGTTGAAAAAAATCATCAATCCTTTAAATTTATTAATCACTTGGGCATGACAGGTGCATGGTTTGTAGTTCATCATTTGAATGAAATTCATGAAGAGAAATTCAGAAAACATGTACATGCCGTATTTACATTAGATTCAGGTGAATTACTTGTATTTTCGGATATAAGACGTTTCGGTGAGATGAGATTGCTTACTACTCTTGAAGAACATCCACCATTAATGGAAATGGCACCAGAACCTTTTGATGAAGATGCATGTCACTATTTTTTACAAAAATGTACCTTGCCAAAATATCAACATAAGCCGATTAAAGAAGTAATAATGGATGGCCATGTACTATCAGGATGTGGCAATATTTATGCAACCGAAGCTTTATTTAAAATGGGAATCCATCCAGCGCGGAAAGTAAGTCGAATTAGTAAAGAACGTAAAGTGAAACTATTTGAAACGATTCGAGACATTTTACATGAAAGTATCGAAAATGGTGGTTCCACAATTTCAGATTATCGAAATATTAACGGTGAAGCAGGAGGCATGCAACATCGTTTGAAAATGTATGGAAAAAAACATTGCTCTACATGTGGTTCAAATACGAAATCGATGACAATTGGTGGGCGGACTTCTGTATACTGCCCTCATTGTCAACATTAA
- the coaE gene encoding dephospho-CoA kinase (Dephospho-CoA kinase (CoaE) performs the final step in coenzyme A biosynthesis.), whose protein sequence is MIIGLTGSIASGKSTVANMLKEYNLPIVDADLVARVVVEPGNPTLTKIVEAFGQEVITEKGEMDRAKVGSIIFHDESKRKVLNDIIHPAIRAEMLRQRDEHIAKGAKTVIMDIPLLFESKLQHYVEKILVVTVSEETQLKRLVERNHLSKEDALARISSQLPLSEKEKGADAVINNNGTIEQTRAQLEAILRNWNIIK, encoded by the coding sequence ATGATTATTGGGTTAACAGGTAGTATCGCAAGTGGAAAAAGCACTGTGGCGAATATGTTAAAAGAATATAATTTACCGATCGTTGATGCAGATTTAGTTGCTCGTGTTGTAGTGGAGCCAGGAAATCCAACACTCACAAAAATCGTAGAAGCGTTTGGTCAAGAAGTCATAACTGAAAAAGGTGAAATGGACCGAGCAAAGGTTGGTTCTATTATCTTCCATGATGAATCAAAACGTAAGGTATTAAATGACATTATACATCCGGCAATCCGAGCTGAAATGTTACGTCAACGGGATGAGCATATAGCAAAAGGTGCAAAAACTGTCATTATGGATATTCCATTATTGTTTGAAAGCAAACTTCAACATTATGTAGAGAAAATTCTAGTCGTTACAGTTTCAGAAGAGACACAATTGAAACGTTTAGTAGAGAGGAATCATCTAAGTAAAGAAGATGCGCTTGCTCGAATAAGCTCGCAACTCCCTTTATCTGAAAAAGAAAAAGGTGCCGATGCAGTCATAAACAATAATGGGACGATAGAACAAACGCGTGCGCAATTAGAAGCGATACTACGAAATTGGAATATAATTAAATAA
- a CDS encoding IS110 family transposase — MKHVIALDVSKGKSTVAIYNGYRQCEFEGELNHTRVDFERLHKKIEDIKLLDGQVPDIVFEATGVYSKPVEAFFKDYGYAYCRMNPLEANLQMAKMRRNKTDLSDAHELAKTHFKMERETTYIQDDYYEQMRAMTRYYDEIEEEIILLKSRMHAILHLSFPELEQLITPSSALFLNIVQLYPHPELLLVHSKTIIKNRLKTNTRKNLSLARAEAKAAVLLEAAQNSYPAIKVNDIRCDQVRDYAARIADLLEMKNSLVRQMVVLSEGRKEYLIYRSIPGIGDSTACRLIGEIGDIRRFKNAKQLNAYAGIDIMRYQSGTTQYRDRINKRGNKHLRKILYFMVCAMLMAKGKPNHFVDYYYKLKKQPQKKPHKVAIVACINKFLKVTFQLLKQNILYDYESAIQVQKS, encoded by the coding sequence ATGAAACATGTCATTGCGTTAGATGTAAGTAAAGGAAAAAGTACAGTTGCGATTTATAATGGCTATCGCCAATGTGAATTTGAAGGCGAGTTAAATCATACACGTGTTGATTTTGAGCGATTACATAAGAAAATTGAAGACATTAAATTACTTGATGGACAAGTGCCAGACATCGTATTTGAAGCAACTGGCGTCTATTCAAAGCCTGTCGAGGCGTTCTTCAAAGATTACGGTTATGCATACTGCCGAATGAATCCACTTGAAGCGAATTTACAGATGGCGAAGATGCGTCGAAATAAAACGGATCTTAGTGATGCTCATGAGCTTGCGAAAACTCATTTTAAAATGGAAAGAGAAACAACGTACATACAAGACGACTATTATGAACAGATGCGCGCCATGACGCGTTATTACGATGAAATAGAGGAAGAAATCATTCTTTTAAAAAGCCGTATGCATGCTATTTTACATCTAAGTTTTCCTGAATTAGAACAGTTAATTACACCAAGTTCTGCCCTGTTTTTAAATATTGTGCAGCTCTATCCTCATCCCGAACTTTTATTGGTCCATTCAAAAACAATTATTAAAAATCGCTTAAAGACTAATACGCGCAAAAACCTCTCATTAGCACGGGCTGAAGCAAAAGCAGCAGTTTTATTGGAAGCAGCACAAAATAGCTATCCAGCAATTAAAGTGAATGATATTCGTTGCGATCAAGTACGTGATTATGCAGCCCGCATTGCGGATTTACTAGAGATGAAGAATTCTCTTGTAAGACAAATGGTGGTATTGTCCGAAGGACGAAAAGAATATCTTATATATCGTTCGATACCAGGTATTGGCGATTCAACAGCTTGCAGATTGATTGGAGAAATTGGTGATATTCGCCGCTTTAAAAATGCAAAACAATTGAACGCTTATGCAGGAATAGATATTATGCGCTACCAGTCGGGAACTACTCAATATAGAGATCGAATTAATAAAAGAGGTAACAAGCATTTACGAAAGATTTTATATTTTATGGTATGTGCAATGCTTATGGCAAAAGGAAAACCGAATCATTTTGTGGACTATTATTACAAATTAAAAAAGCAACCTCAGAAGAAGCCTCATAAGGTTGCAATCGTCGCCTGCATCAATAAATTTCTGAAAGTGACGTTTCAGTTATTGAAGCAGAACATTCTTTACGATTATGAGTCCGCAATACAGGTTCAGAAATCGTAA